In the Leifsonia sp. 466MF genome, one interval contains:
- a CDS encoding ABC transporter permease — MGERGRLMTETVTGAAAPAVGRTAAGVSETETRRRPSSARPAVERPARRRRTGAAAVLGLTPFAFYVIVFLAIPTVVAVGSGFLDDAGRFTWANLTGLAEPAIAGSFFGAFWLSAVTAVVGAIAGAALCFALLRSRSGGVTRSLVDSASSVLAQFGGVMLAFAFIATIGAQGLVTVLLRNVAHINIYENGVWLYTVPGLILPYLYFQIPLMVITFMPALEGLRPQWLEATATLGGSRWTYWTRVGGPILLPSFLGSLLLLFANAFSSYATAAALVGQANNIVSLQIRQALISETVLGRANLAGAMALGMLLVMVVVMLGYSALVRRTARWQR; from the coding sequence GTGGGCGAACGCGGTCGGCTGATGACCGAGACCGTCACAGGCGCCGCGGCGCCTGCGGTCGGACGCACCGCCGCCGGAGTCTCCGAGACGGAGACCCGGCGGCGGCCGTCGTCGGCCCGGCCCGCTGTCGAGCGGCCGGCACGCCGCCGCCGGACGGGCGCGGCCGCCGTGCTGGGGCTGACCCCGTTCGCGTTCTACGTCATCGTGTTCCTCGCCATCCCGACCGTCGTCGCGGTGGGCAGCGGGTTCCTCGACGACGCCGGCCGCTTCACCTGGGCGAACCTCACCGGTCTCGCCGAGCCGGCCATCGCCGGCTCCTTCTTCGGCGCGTTCTGGCTCTCGGCCGTGACCGCCGTCGTCGGCGCGATCGCCGGAGCCGCGCTCTGCTTCGCCCTGCTCCGCTCGCGGTCCGGCGGCGTGACCCGCTCCCTGGTGGATTCGGCCAGCAGCGTCCTCGCACAGTTCGGCGGCGTCATGCTCGCCTTCGCCTTCATCGCCACGATCGGCGCGCAGGGCCTGGTGACCGTGCTGCTGCGGAACGTCGCACACATCAACATCTACGAGAACGGCGTCTGGCTGTACACGGTGCCCGGCCTCATCCTCCCGTACCTCTACTTCCAGATCCCCCTCATGGTCATCACCTTCATGCCGGCGTTAGAAGGACTCCGCCCGCAATGGCTGGAGGCGACGGCGACGCTCGGCGGCAGCCGCTGGACGTACTGGACGCGCGTGGGCGGCCCCATCCTGCTCCCGTCGTTCCTCGGCAGTCTGCTGCTGCTGTTCGCCAACGCGTTCTCGTCGTACGCGACGGCCGCGGCCCTCGTCGGCCAGGCGAACAACATCGTGTCGTTGCAGATCCGGCAGGCGCTCATCAGCGAGACCGTGCTGGGCCGGGCGAACCTGGCCGGGGCGATGGCGCTCGGGATGCTGCTGGTCATGGTCGTCGTCATGCTCGGCTACTCGGCCCTGGTGCGGCGGACGGCGCGGTGGCAGCGATGA
- a CDS encoding ABC transporter permease → MAAMSRAVESRPVRPRPVRRRAPELRLGPGPVVRAVIWTLLGLFFLIPLFSMVEFTLRTAKPGVYNLDRWVAVFSGETTRYDRVYQGLGNSLVLAVVTVAIVLLVLLPTIVLVELRFPKLRRLLEGICLLPIMIPAIVMVVGLAPTYAVVTEVFGSGAWTLAFAYGITVLPYAYRAIQSNVAAVDMITLSEAARSLGAGWWTVFWRVLVPNLRRGILAASALSVAVVLGEFTIASLLSRVNLQTSLLLVSQSDPFVAVIFALLALVFAFVLLVVVDRLVSVRRRTAKG, encoded by the coding sequence GTGGCAGCGATGAGCCGCGCGGTCGAGTCGCGCCCGGTCCGCCCGCGCCCGGTCCGCCGCCGAGCGCCCGAGCTGCGGCTCGGCCCGGGTCCCGTCGTCCGTGCCGTGATCTGGACGCTCCTCGGGCTGTTCTTCCTCATCCCGCTGTTCTCGATGGTCGAGTTCACCCTGCGCACCGCGAAGCCCGGCGTGTACAACCTCGACCGCTGGGTGGCCGTGTTCTCGGGCGAAACCACCCGGTACGACCGCGTCTACCAGGGCCTCGGCAACTCGCTCGTGCTGGCGGTGGTGACGGTCGCGATCGTGCTCCTCGTGCTGCTGCCGACGATCGTGCTCGTCGAACTGCGATTCCCGAAGCTGCGGAGGCTGCTGGAGGGGATCTGCCTGCTGCCGATCATGATCCCGGCGATCGTGATGGTCGTCGGGCTCGCTCCGACCTACGCGGTGGTGACCGAAGTCTTCGGGTCCGGCGCCTGGACGCTCGCCTTCGCGTACGGCATCACCGTGCTGCCGTACGCCTATCGCGCGATCCAGAGCAACGTCGCCGCCGTCGACATGATCACCCTCAGCGAGGCCGCCCGGTCGCTCGGCGCCGGCTGGTGGACGGTGTTCTGGCGGGTGCTCGTGCCGAACCTCCGGCGCGGCATCCTCGCCGCCTCCGCCCTGTCCGTCGCCGTCGTGCTGGGCGAGTTCACCATCGCCTCGCTGCTCTCCCGCGTCAACCTGCAGACCTCCCTGCTGCTGGTGTCGCAGTCCGACCCCTTCGTCGCGGTCATCTTCGCGCTTCTCGCGCTGGTGTTCGCGTTCGTCCTCCTCGTCGTCGTCGACCGCCTCGTGAGCGTCCGGCGCCGCACCGCGAAAGGCTGA